One region of Alosa alosa isolate M-15738 ecotype Scorff River chromosome 1, AALO_Geno_1.1, whole genome shotgun sequence genomic DNA includes:
- the LOC125302478 gene encoding C-C chemokine receptor type 3-like, with protein MDLDQLEEDYWYFMNLNSTMENETYITNGVVRYCPKAGVVNFGAKYLPPFFYINFIISVLGNGLVLYIIYKYEKLSTVTNIFLLNLVISDLLFACCLPFNAVYHTSEWIFGRAMCKLVASLFSIGFYSSILFLTLMTFDRYLAVVHAITAAKQRRKAYAISSSVVVWVVSLASSVKELILHDTLTDIQNGEMCENLVYDHDTLTRWQLFGYYQQFFVFFLIPVAIVLYCYMRITMRVLSTRMREKCRAVKLIFVIVLTFFICWTPYNIVILLKALEESFSTGCPSDTLDYAHFITRNLAFLYCCISPLFYTFVGKKFQNHFRTMLARHIPWLKVSAPTSGTTSQSGKTTSCKNPNMLTDKTSVQLLQSVS; from the coding sequence ATGGATTTGGATCAGTTGGAAGAGGACTACTGGTACTTTATGAACCTTAACTCAACTATGGAAAATGAGACCTATATAACAAATGGAGTGGTGCGTTATTGTCCAAAGGCTGGTGTTGTGAACTTTGGTGCCAAGTACCTCCCGCCGTTCTTCTACATCAACTTCATCATCAGCGTGCTGGGGAATGGCCTGGTCCTCTACATCATCTACAAGTATGAGAAGCTCAGCACCGTCACCAACATCTTCCTGCTCAATCTGGTCATCTCAGACCTGCTGTTTGCCTGCTGCCTCCCCTTCAACGCCGTCTACCACACCTCGGAGTGGATCTTCGGCCGGGCCATGTGCAAGCTGGTGGCCAGCCTGTTCTCTATTGGATTCTACAGCTCCATCCTCTTCCTCACGCTCATGACCTTTGACCGCTACCTGGCCGTGGTGCACGCCATCACCGCAGCAAAACAGAGACGGAAGGCTTACGCCATCAGCTCCtctgtggtggtgtgggtggtcaGTTTGGCATCTAGCGTGAAAGAGCTGATCTTGCACGACACACTCACCGACATACAAAATGGCGAAATGTGTGAAAACCTTGTTTATGACCACGACACACTGACCAGGTGGCAGCTGTTTGGCTACTACCAACAGTTCTTTGTCTTCTTCCTGATCCCTGTAGCAATTGTGCTGTACTGCTACATGCGTATCACTATGAGGGTCCTCTCCACGCGCATGAGAGAGAAGTGCAGAGCGGTGAAGCTGATCTTTGTCATCGTGCTCACCTTCTTCATCTGCTGGACCCCCTACAACATCGTCATCCTCCTGAAGGCACTGGAGGAATCTTTCAGCACAGGGTGTCCATCAGATACCCTCGACTACGCTCACTTTATCACACGTAACCTGGCTTTCCTCTACTGCTGCATCAGTCCTCTCTTCTACACTTTTGTTGGGAAAAAGTTTCAGAATCACTTCAGGACAATGCTGGCCAGACACATACCTTGGCTGAAAGT